aacgaacGGAGTTAGGTACCAGAAAGACAACACCCGCATCTGCAACAACAAAACCCAAAAGTTGTACCTATATTATTTGACACAAGTCAAattatctctctctctctctctctctctctctctctctctctctctctctctctctctctttatCCAAACACGTTATTTAGGAAAGCCTAAAAACTCAAACTGGCAACGGTGCTTTtattaatctaattttttaatttttttatcaaaatagttTCAAATCGTTTGAACTCCCGACAATCAAAAGAATCCCAGACTTCCCAAGagaataaatttcatatttgccGATATCCCAGTTTTGcgttaaatatattaatgaaCTTATTCAGATTGTGTcaaaatgaactttttgactttttttaaataagttaaagaTTTATCTAATGGCCTGACTTATGCGATGAATCAAGCCTTTCTATATTTACGCTATCCTACAATGAAAAGTGCAACTGCCCTCCGGATTAATCTTTAATTTCAGACGACATCCGCGTCATTGCCACATTTCAAGTAATGTAACTTATTATTCGACGATTTTTAACgtgcaattttgattttttttcttctttcttaatttttggatTGTTTGAGGTTAGAAATGTTGTGAAAGTAAaggatattttttacaaacatTCGTAACCTGCCCCTTTAGTTGAATAGTCTATTAGATTAGAGCTAATTTCACACAAATTTGCCATAAAAAATGATTCATTTATATATCAATTAAGTTATtgttaattctaaaaaatgagTACTGAAACAGCAGCCCTGCAAGAAGAGGAGCGAGAGGCCCTTCTCTCAATTTATGAAGGAGATGAATTTTTCAGACAAATTGACAGTAGTACATTTCAATATAAAGTAAGGAATATAGGCATTTTCCATATACAAACTCAAATACTGTTTTTAGTACGGAGTTAATGATTCAGGCAAATCCTTTGTACTTGAGCTAAAATGGGGCCCAAATTATCCTGAAGAATTACCAGTTATAAACATGGACGTGTTCTATAATAAACATGTGTAAGTAGGGACGGCTCTATGAGAATTGCAATAGCAAAGTAGTCTGTGCACTTAGGATATCTTCACTTAAACAGAAAGTGATAGAACTAGTTAAATCTGAAGGGGAGCAGTTCTTAGGAATTTCTATGACCTATTcattgtttgaatttttgaaagagaAATTTGAGGATCTGATTGCAGAGCAACCAGAAAATCCAGTGGAACATGAAATGGATAAGCTGTGTATATCAGAACAAGATTCTTctcaaaatcttaaaaaggaaaagaagGAACAGTTGACGAAGGCGCAAAAGAGACGTCAGTGGAATAGGTTAGATCAAAGTGGTGTGGATATGTGGAGGCTaaaattgtgtcattttagatTGGATTCAAAACGGGAGAAACCAAGAGGTTGGAATTGGGTGGATATTGTGAAACATTTATCTCAGACAGGTTCCAAAGAAGATAATAATCCTGTATCAtaaaagtatatatttttataaaaacaaatttttaattaagtaaagGTGCAGAAAGTGTAAATTATTGCCACAAACTCTTTGTAAACTAATACGGTTGATTAGCTAGTAAATGATTTTGTGGTTCTAGAATGAGAGGCAGTACTTGTAGTTTGAGTTCTCCCCATGATTCCCCTCTTTGACTGAAATTTTCTCACATTCAATCAAGCCATGCATGGCACAGAATTAAAATGAATACTCACCGTTTTCATCCGGTATATTTGATCTAAAGCATGTGGTAAAATAGGTCTAATGCAATTCATTTCCATTAAAGTTAAATTGTCTATAGCTGCATACATAGAGGAATTCTTTATCATGACGTCCATTGATGACCTCAGTTTGGACATTCGAATGTCCcaaatatctttaataatTGTTCGTATTTCACTTGCCTGTGGGACATCATCTGACGCATTGCCTAAGATGAGTTTGGCCACCACCATGTAATGCTCACTAGGCATTTTCACGAATGATCTGTGTGTGCAATGTGTTGTAAATTATGTGTAACGAATCATGTGAATACTAACTTGGTTTCTTTCTCTTcttcctttaaatttgaaagggTCTCCATCTCCAACCAGTCAGGGGGAACAATTTTACATTGTTgctgtttttttaagtttatagCTATCCATAGTGGAACCACAGTAGGGATGCTGGCTCTGAACGGCCCCACATCACCTCCGATGAGGAAAATAGAAGCACTATTGAATGTGGGCACTATTTCAATCATAGTTTTTTCGCCCCAGAATTCGACTTCTTCTGGATCCATGTAATTTAGGtgcaatttatatatataatttacgTAATAAGAAATGGACAAACATAATTccttcaatttaatattaattgaatATGAAGGCAATTAAATAAGGATGTAGAAGGAAATCGTATGTAAGGAATGTTCCCACAGAAATAAGAGTCCTGGCAATTTTAAGGTTATGTTGAAGGTCGGTGGCTCAAGActataacctgaactaacctaaaagTTTCTTGGcgctaaattattttattttataaaaattcaaaagttattGCTGTAAAGCAcaagaaaaaacacatttacaCAACCCTCAATCCTCTGCAGCAACTAATACCACTATGACCTCAACAATCGAAGACCAACTGCCTAATTTGCTGCCACTGTACTATAAAAGAGTATTCCCATCAGCAGAATTCCATCGATGGCTAAGTTACGGTAAATATTAAGACATTAAGATAAGCGGAATAGTGTTAAATCTGTTACATAGGTAAGGCTGAAACCTTCTCGAGGAGAGAGATTTCATTCACTCTATTTGGCGACATTTATCTTCGGTACCAATCTTTCGACACTTGCCAAGACTTTCTCAATCAACTCATCAAAAAATACCCCATTAAAATTGATATCGGTGCCATATATGGTTTTAAGCCCAAAGATCAAACTaggtttaaaatattaaaacctaaattaaaagaaatagtGTTTGATATTGATATGACGGATTACGACAACATAAGAAACTGTTGCAGTGGGGCCAATGTTTGCAGCaaatgttggaaatttttGGTCATTGCTGCAAAATCTATTGATTTAACTTTGAGGGAAGATTTCGATTTTCAGCACGTTTTATGGGTGTTTTCAGGAAGAAGAGGTGACATTTGTTTTAATGgtgtattaaaatataatgtaGCTGACACTTCTAGGAATTCATGCATGGGTGTGTGACCAAACGGCCAGAGAATGTGATGATAATGAACGCTCTGCAATAGCGgagtattttaatatatttgatAATTCAATGAGCAACGGCAAAACAGTGAGGTTGCCAGGGAACATTAGCACAAAAATACGGTATGTACTATTTTTAGCTcgtttagaaaaattataatggatTTACAGAAGAGATCTGGAAATAATTGACAAACATTTCCGCTCTATCATTGAAGAACAAGATATATTGGGCACTGCTGAAAGGCTGGATAAATTCATGAATTTTATTGAAGGAGACATAAAAGCTCCAATTAAGGAAAGGATGAGTTCAGTTGAAGGTTCATGGGCACGTTGGGAAATATTTAACAACACTTTCTTACATATGTGCCAAAAAGTAAGGGGCGCCATGTCAAacttcatatttaaatattcaccaAAGTATATTCCAGAATGAAGTACCAAGATATGGAA
The sequence above is drawn from the Euwallacea fornicatus isolate EFF26 chromosome 38, ASM4011564v1, whole genome shotgun sequence genome and encodes:
- the LOC136349466 gene encoding RWD domain-containing protein 4 produces the protein MSTETAALQEEEREALLSIYEGDEFFRQIDSSTFQYKYGVNDSGKSFVLELKWGPNYPEELPVINMDVFYNKHVISSLKQKVIELVKSEGEQFLGISMTYSLFEFLKEKFEDLIAEQPENPVEHEMDKLCISEQDSSQNLKKEKKEQLTKAQKRRQWNRLDSKREKPRGWNWVDIVKHLSQTGSKEDNNPVS
- the Psf2 gene encoding probable DNA replication complex GINS protein PSF2, whose product is MDPEEVEFWGEKTMIEIVPTFNSASIFLIGGDVGPFRASIPTVVPLWIAINLKKQQQCKIVPPDWLEMETLSNLKEEEKETKSFVKMPSEHYMVVAKLILGNASDDVPQASEIRTIIKDIWDIRMSKLRSSMDVMIKNSSMYAAIDNLTLMEMNCIRPILPHALDQIYRMKTSKRGIMGRTQTTSTASHSRTTKSFTS
- the DNApol-alpha50 gene encoding DNA primase small subunit, coding for MTSTIEDQLPNLLPLYYKRVFPSAEFHRWLSYGKAETFSRREISFTLFGDIYLRYQSFDTCQDFLNQLIKKYPIKIDIGAIYGFKPKDQTRFKILKPKLKEIVFDIDMTDYDNIRNCCSGANVCSKCWKFLVIAAKSIDLTLREDFDFQHVLWVFSGRRGIHAWVCDQTARECDDNERSAIAEYFNIFDNSMSNGKTVRLPGNISTKIRRDLEIIDKHFRSIIEEQDILGTAERLDKFMNFIEGDIKAPIKERMSSVEGSWARWEIFNNTFLHMCQKNEVPRYGKNLVEELKLQLCYPRLDIHVTKGTNHLLKAPFCIHPKTGKVCIPFSIKQVDSFNPNKVPTLDLIIKEVDTYDKKSKEQGDCPDVEEELPSKKPKIKDYRKTSLLKPVNLFMMFIKNLEKDCNIESSSR